The genomic interval TCCATTTTAGAGCAGCTCAAATTAATTTATGTTTTTTCAACTCGGTGATGATTTGAGCTGCGCGACTTTTGTAGCTATGCTTCTGAACGGCTAAGAAACCTTGATTTCTAATTTTTTCACGTGCTTTGGGATGCTTCAAATAATAACGAATCAATTGGCGAGTTTGTTTGGAAGAGCGTGATACGATAAGTTCTTTATTTGGCCGGAATAAACGCCGAATTTCTGGTGTATCACTTGTGACTAGAAAACCTCCAGATCCGAGAATTTCATAAGTGCGCTGGGTGACTTGCGTTAGTTGGTTTTGCGGTGCGAGTACAATTTTAGCTGAATTATATACTTTGTGTGCCTCAGGATACGGCAAATAGCCGTGTATCCATTTATTAGGAACCTCTACACCAAGGATGGGCTTCATTTCTTCCCATTGCTTGCCCCAAATATCTATTCTTGTGCCATCCTGCACCAGAGGACGGATTAAATGATTTAAGGATTGAATTCGGAAATGATGGGGATACAGCTTTAAAATCCGCGAATAGCCGTTTGCTACAACTGCAATATCACTCCTCAGCAGCTTGTTAACTGCTCCTCTACGGTGAACACTGCGGTGAAACCCAAAGTCCAAATGGGCGGAAGGTATGCCCATTTTTTTATAATCCTTTACTTTGCGGCGACATATCGTAAATACAAAATCCGGTTTAACAGCGCGTACATAAGGAAGTGTAAACGATTCATGATGAGTGGGGTCCTCGGTTGCCCAGTAAATATGGGGAATCCCCGATTTACCGACATATCGGCGAATCCACTTTTGCTTAATGGGAGTATGTTCACTGGTCCATCCCATGCTGATTATGAGCTCTGGTCGAAATTGGTTTAGTAAGGTCGGAAGATTTCTTTTTGTAAGGGGACCTGATATCTTCACGTTATGGCCAAGGTCCTTAAATCCATTCGGAAGGCCATGAACCCACATGGGGTGACTTTCCAGAAACAGTATCCGCATTATTTTCTCCTTCCTTTTAGGACTCCAAATACGTATCCCCGTCTTTTTAAGCCTTGTATGATGGCAGGCAATGCAGCAAGCGTGCTGTCTGAGAAATCGTGAAATAAAATGATCCTATCTTTATGCTCATTACTCTCCTTCAGCACTTTCTTAATGATTTGGTAGGGGCTGGGGAAAGGCGGACTTGAGTCGAATGAGTCGATATGCCAGTCAAAATCGATGTAGCCTTTGCGGGCAAGGGAAGTCTTTATTTTCTTATAAATTTGTTTGCCGCCATACAAATAACCTGGTGGACTTTCAGAGCCGCCTGGAAAACGATAGATTCGTGGTTTTTTTCCGATGGTGCGCACTAACAGCTTCTCCAATTGATAAAAGTCGGTCAAAAAAGCTTTTTTAGATGAGTAGATTTTAGCGTAATCATGAGAAAACGTATGATTGCCAATGCTATGTCCTCTATTTGCGATTGCCTGGTACATCCGAAGTCCGAAGCGGCTTGTATTGCCAATCACGAAAAAAGTAGCTTTTATTTTGTGTTTTCCTAATAGTTCGATTATTTTTTTCGTGTTAGGCAAAGGCCCATCATCAAAGGTGAGATAAGCGGTTTTTTTTCCTTTGCCAGCTATTTGGCTCATTTTCCTCAAATGATTCCCTGCTTCCGTAACGTGGACAGCATACTGCGGGCACGGTTCGTATAATGATGTTTTCGAATGTTCTTTTGCCCTGCAAATCTAATCTTTTCCCGTTCTAAATCATTTTCCAAATAATAACGAACCAACTTCAGCGTTTCCTTCGGAGAGGAAGATATCGCTGCATCGCGTCCTGCCTTAAGTAGTCGCCTAGTCGCAGGTGTGTTGCAGGTTAATAGAAATCCTCCTGAACCGACGACTTCATAGGTTCTTTGAGTGACCATATCCGTGTAGTTTTGCAAGCCCAAAATAATTTTGGCGGAGCTGTATACTTTATTCGCATGTTTATAAGGGATCGGTCCCTTGATGTGCTTTTTCGGAATGTTTTGACCAATAAAGGGTTTCATGCGGGACCAATTCTTTCCATAGAAATCAATTTTTTTACCGCTTTGAAGTAAAGGACGTATAAGAATTTCAATGGATTTGCGACGATAAAGCTTGGGGTATTTTCGCAATACGTCAGGGTAGGCGTTCGCTACGACGGCTATATCTGCTGCATATTTCAGGTCAGGAGGAATCCTTTTATGAATGTTTGGATGATACGCAAAATCCAAATAGGCTGCAGGGAACCCCTGTTTTCGAAACGCAACCGCTGTTTTTGCTGAAATGGTAAAAGTAAAGTCGGGCTTCATCCTCTTTAAGAGTGGCAGTGTAAATGTTTTGGTAAAGTTTGGATCCTCTGTTGACCAGTAAATTAAAGGAATCTTATATTTCGTTGCGAAAGCTCTCATCCGTTTCTGATTTTGTTCAGTTTGATCAGGGCCCCATCCTACATTTATGAGAAGGTCGGGTTTAAAGGAAGGCAATAAATTGGAGAGTGAGGAGCTTGAGACGGGTCCAGACATTCGCACCTTGTGGCCGAGATCGCGCAGACCGTCCGGCAGACCGTGTGACCATATTTGTCCACGCTCCAAAAATAGTATATTCAATTTGTTCACCATCCTGTTTGTAATAGACAGGCGTATAAGCAAACTCTCCGTTCAAATCATATAGATATGCATGGAGGGATACGATGAAAAATAGAAATGAGCCCATAAGCTGCGTAAATACGACGATGAAATGTGTGGCTTTAACGTTTGATATCGGTTGGGGCGGAACGATGACTACACCCGTACTTAACGTCCTGCAAGCCAATAAAATAAATCGTGCAACATTTTTTCTATCAAGCCCATGGGTGGAGAAACGAGCGAAGCTAGCTCGGAAAATAAATGCTTTCGGTTATGAAATCGGCTCCCATGGCGATAAGCATGAAAACTACACGGAATATAGCAACCGCTGGATTATAAACGAAGTGAAGAAGTCAGAATCGAAGATACGTTCAGTGACCGGGATAAAATGCAAGCTCTTTCGAACACCGAATGGAGATATGAATACACGGGTAACGAATGTATTGAGCTCGTTAGGTTATCGTACGATTTATTGGAGCATCGATTCGAAAGACTGGATGAATCCTGGCGTATCTGCGATCGTTCAAAACGCAACAAAAAATGTACGGGCCGGAGATATTATTTTGCTCCATGCAAGCGATTCGGCCAAGCAAACTGCAAAAGCGCTGCCGTTAATCATCAGCATTTTACGTAGAAGAGGATTTCATTTTGTGACGGTATCTCAGTTGTTGAAATTAAAACAAAACCACTAAATGATTTTTTCCTTTTTCAGAACGCTTAACAAATATTTGGCTCTATTCTTGTAGGAATGAGCAACGGCTGCGCGAACGGCATTTTGCCTAATATGTTCTCGCAATTTAGCATTTTTGCTGTATTTCTTTATCAGCTGTTCGGTTTCTTTTTCGGAGGAAGAGACAAGAAGATCTCTCCCCGGTCGGAACCATTTCCGGACTTCAGGTGTGTCGTCTGTAATGAGCAAACCGCCTGCTGCAAGAATTTCATACGTTCGTTGCGTGAGTCGGTCTTCGGCGTTTTGCGGTCCCAGTACAAAATCGACGGAGCCATAAACATTTATTGCCTCCTGATAGGGCAAATAGCCATGAACTCGCCGCGAAGAGACGGGTTTACTGAAAATTCGTTTCATCTTCTTCCAGTCGCGTCCGTAAATGTCGGTTTTCAAGCCTTGATTCAAAAAGGGATTCACTAAGCGGCGCAGCGATTGAAAGCGGTAATGATAAGGCTTGGTACGATAGAGCTTGTGATAGCCATTTGCTACAAGGGCAGCAGTTCCCCGATATTTTTGAATAGGCTTCGTCCTATAGTGGGTATCGGGATCGCTACCAAAGTCTAAATGTGCTGCTCGAATGGCATGTTGTTTAAAAATCTTTATGCTGGGGCGATGAATCGTGAATACAAAGTCAGGTTTCGTTCTTCGAATTAAGGGGAGCGAGAATATATCGGTATAGCCGGGATCTTCTGTTGACCAAAATACATAAGGTACACCGGATAGACGAGCTAGCTTTGCGATACGATGCTGTTGTTTTGCCGAGCTATTGGAAGGAGTCCAGCCCATCGCTATGATAAGATCCGGTTTGAATTGTTTAATTAAGTGTCTGGATTTCTTATTTGGATAACATGTTTTTACAACATGGCCGAGTTTTTCAAAACCTTTTGGCAATCCATATATCCACATGGGGTGGTCTTCAAGAAACAATATTCGCAGACGATCGTTACGCATATGCTGACTCCTTTCTGTTCAAATAAAATGAGGATAGGCGCGTTAGTAGTATATTCATCTGCTTTCGTGAGCGAGTAGACTTCGGCCTATCAACCGTATTTATTGTTTTATTTGGAGGCTTGGCAGAAAAAAACACGATGAGCAGAGGGCAATACGTAAAAAAACGATAACTACTTAAAAGAGACTCGTTGATATTTTTTTGAATCGCTTAAGCTGAAGACATATCTGCAATTTTGAAAGCGCATCTAAAAAAGAAGGTGAAACGGGAAGAAATAGCAGTTATACTAAAAAGAGCAGATTTACCAAAACAAATAGTGACAAGAGCACAAGCTGCCACTATGATCAGACGGATGCTTGCGAACGAAAAACGGCGGCCGCTTCTCGGTATATTTTCCGGGAGGAGGACGCCTACACTTTTTTACGATATGGCAAGGAGAAGCAGCTATGAACCTATCATTATCAGAGCCACAGAAGCGAGCCGTAAGTATGAAAAAGCTTTGGTCTTTTTTTCTCCCGTTAGGCATTTCGGCAAGCTTAGTTACGATTTCACATGTCATTATCAACAGTACCTTAAGCCGAGCGGCTAACCCTGAGAGCATCATTGCCAGCTATGCCATTGCGATGAGCTTGCTTGCTATTACAGAGAGGCCAGCCGTGCTGCTGCGGCAAACCTGCTCCACGCTCGTTCGCGACAAACGCTCGTTTAAATCGACGCTTACCGTGGCACAGCTTGTGTTTGCCTGCATTATGCTATTAGGTTTTATAATCAGCTATACCCCGGTTGGAACGCTTATTTTCAAGGGAGTGTTCGGGGTAAGTGAAGACAATGTCCATGATGTTATTCGTGTGTATAAGGTACTGATGTTCGTAAGCTTGTTCTCTGGCATTCGCTGTCTCTACCATGGTGTCATTATTTATAATCTGCGTACGAAATGGTTAACCATTGGCATGGCGATTAGATTGGCAGGAATGTATGCGCTTTCGCTTTATTTTATACATACAGGCGTTACCAGTGGGGTTGTTGGAGCGATTATTTTCTTATTCGGCATGATGATCGAAGCAGCTGTCAGCTATTCAGAAGGACGTTTACTGGTGCGAAAAATGCCCGAAAAGCTGGACAATCACCCTGTTGAAAACAAGCATCATGTATTTTCTTTTTACCGGCCCTTACTGTTATCCTCGTTTATATCCGTATGGATCGGACCGGCGATTAATGCGATGCTGGGGAAAACATGGGATGCGCAGCTAGCCATTTCATCGTTTGCTATTGCGGCTAGTCTAGTTATGCTTCTCAGCAGCTTTTTCAGTTATTTTCATCAAATTGTGATTAACTTTTATCGTGTCGATCCTTTAGCTGTCCGAAAGTTTATTTTAATGCTAGGTTTTATTCCTGCTATATTAATGGGATTGATAGCATATACACCCGCAGGTGTATTTTTACTAGAGCATGTGATCGGCGTTCATGGACGGCTGCAGGCTGAGAGCATACGAGTGCTGCAAGCCTTTGTGTTGTTCGCGCTCGTTATGCCTTGGCTCGATGTCATGAATGGACTCGTGTTTGTGAGAGGGCAAACGAAGCTGATCTTTGGTTCTCAAATTGCGAATCTCAGCTTTACCTTCATCACACTTCTAATCGGCATTGGGCTCGCTCCAGAATGGAACGGGACAATAGGGGCATGGGCACAATCGATCGGCATGACGGCAGAGCTCCTCTTCGTAGCGCTGGCGCTGAAATTTGTTAAACAGCATGATCCTGTGCCAATGGGTAAACGTGGATAGATTCACCCTGCAATATTCGAAATCGACTCATTAATCGACGAGGAGAATGATCATGGGAAATCGCATATATGAAAATCTATTGCCGGCACCGAAGAACGGTGGATTTAAAATGGATGGCTATTATATTTGGTGCGGCTCTGTTGTGCAAGGCGAGGATGGAAAATATCATATGTTTGCTTCAAGGTGGCCTAAGGAATATGGCTTTGCTGCACAGTGGCTGTTCAACTGCGAGATTGTTAGAGCAGTTAGCGATACGCCTGAGGGGCCTTATACGTTTGCCGAAGTTATATTTGAGCGAAGAGAGCGCAGTTACTTTGACGCTTTGAATCAACATAATCCATCGGTGAAATATTGGAACGGAACGTACTATCTTTACTATTTTGGAACGACTTATGGAGGGCCTATCCCAGCTGTGGGAGAGAAAATAAGTCAAGAAAGAGATGTCGAGGTTTGGAATCGAAAAAGAATTGGTTTAGCCACTTCGAAATCTATATTTGGACCGTGGGAGCGTCCAGATGCCCCATTGTTAGAGCCAAGAGCGCCAGGGCATTGGGATTGTACGATTACAACCAATCCATCAGCAGCTATACTGCCGGATGGGACGACGTATATGATTTATAAGTCGAGAGAATATGCGGGCTCTACCTTGCAATTAGGCGTTGCCCGTGCTCCTCGCCCTGAAGGTCCGTATACCCGTTTGCAGGAGGAACCGATTTTTCAGTTTGACAATCCAGACTTCCACGTCGAAGACCCGTTTCTGTGGTGGGAGGATGGGAAATTTCATATTTTAATTAAAGATGATTTTAAAAATGATTCGGGCGGTGTCACTGGCGATTGGGGAGCGGGCATCTACGCAACAAGCACCGATTGCTTGCACTGGGATATTTCAAATGATTCTAAGGCGTATACAAGAGATGTCCTGTGGGATGATGGCACAAGGACGGTTCAAGCGAACATCGAGCGTCCTAATTTGTTGTTCCATGATGGCAAGCCAACCCATTTATTTCTGGCAACCGGAAACGGGACTCAGCCTTGGGATTTCGAAGGGAACACTTGGAGTATGGTTATTCCTTTAAAGAAAACAGTGTCCGAGCATAGCTGAGAACAAGCTTTGATTTTTGCCTAAAGACTCTAATCATTCATTCACATAAAAAAGGCAAACGATCACTTTTGTTAAAGTGACTGTTTGCCTTTATTCATTATTTCTCTAATTTGCTCATTTAGTTTCGATCTGCTTACAGGTCTGTTTCTTTGCTCGTACGCTTGAAATCCTCGTCCCATTTGTAACGTTCATTATAGATTTCCATTACTTCTTGATATAAAGGGCTGGCGCCTGCGTGCGGACTGCTGTGAAGCATTTGATAAAGCCGCAAGAAACGGTCTTTAGGAAGCTTTCGTGCATAGCGCATCAGCAAATAGGGATAGAGTGTGATGTATCGTTTCATCCTAACTGCCGCACCGGCAACACCAACGAGAATGCTCTCGCCATGCTCCATTTTCAAAATCTGCGCCTCGTGAAGCAAAACATAACGGAATGTATTTTCTTTCAGCAAATCTCTTCTGATTTTGGCAAGCTCGCCAATATATTCAACGAGATCGGGATTAAAATGATCCATTAACAAGGGGTCCAGCATCAGATCCATATCCTTGCGCAAAACAAAGGATTGCAGCAGCAAAATTTGCTCCAGTCGAAGCTGGTCAGTATGGACAAGCGCGCCAATTTCACGCAGCATTTCATACGCAAGCGGTTTATCGCCGCTATGGAACACTTGAATAGCTGTTTCTCGGTCATTTACTAGACCTGCAGAGAGAGTATATGCCTCTTTTTGAAATATTTTTTGCAGCTGCAGGAGCAAAAGTGCAGGGGTCGACCGCTTCTGCAACGTCCATAATAGAGCGACTAGCAGCATTCCTCCGGCAACAATCAAAGTGGAATGCATTGCTGATTCGCTCATTGCAAATCCGACAATAATAATAAACAATGCAAAAAACCGCTCTTTCCACATCTTAAGCTTAAGCTTATAGGCTGCCTGAGCTTCAACATTTTTTAGGGCAAATTTGCCGCACACGGGGCACTGCGCATCACCTAGTACTGTAAAGTGGTTGCATCTCCGGCAAATTTTAAGTTTATTATAAGGATAGCGTGTTTTAATATAAGGGTTAAGTAGTACCGGCAGCTTCTTCATCATTCGCGATCACGCTGCCCGCTGCTTTTTAGTATGGAAAGGACAAGCTTGCTCAGCTGTTCTGGAGAAGGCGCCCGTCTCCGCTGTGCGCGATAGCTCATTGCTTTGATGATGACAAAAAGAAACAATAGTCCAAGACAAACGTAGGTAACCATATCCTATTCCTTTCTTACAATAAAAGTGATTTAACAAAATCTATCAGGTATACTTATTTTGTAGTATATCATCATACTAGTAGCAGTGACTAACAGTGACTATTGGACTAGCGAAGAAGAACCGTTTGTCCCATTACAAAGGAGTACAGCAAAATGAATAGATTAAAACGTTTATCATGTCAGCTAATTATGGTTTCTGCTATTTTGCTGCTGCCGTTCAGCAGCTTACAAACCGTGCATGCAGCGCAAGGCGACTCGCAAATCGATGCAGTACTTGTGCTGGATGTCAGCAATTCAATGAGCACAAGCGATCCAGGGAAAATTGGAAATGAAGCAATGAAGATGTTCATTGATATGCTGCCGACACAAGGCGACCGTGTTGGCATTGTGGCTTATACCGATGAAATTCAACGTGAGAAGGCGCTGCTGGAAATTCAGTCTGCTGCAGATAAAGATAAGCTGAAGGGCTTCATCGATCAGTTAAACCGCGGAGCCTATACCGATGTTTCTGTCGGAGTAAAGGAAGCGGTACAGATTTTGGAGGATGGTGCCGACCAAGATCACGAGCCGATGATTATTTTGCTAGCTGACGGCAATAACGATTTTAATAAGG from Paenibacillus sp. FSL K6-3182 carries:
- a CDS encoding glycosyltransferase, with the protein product MRILFLESHPMWVHGLPNGFKDLGHNVKISGPLTKRNLPTLLNQFRPELIISMGWTSEHTPIKQKWIRRYVGKSGIPHIYWATEDPTHHESFTLPYVRAVKPDFVFTICRRKVKDYKKMGIPSAHLDFGFHRSVHRRGAVNKLLRSDIAVVANGYSRILKLYPHHFRIQSLNHLIRPLVQDGTRIDIWGKQWEEMKPILGVEVPNKWIHGYLPYPEAHKVYNSAKIVLAPQNQLTQVTQRTYEILGSGGFLVTSDTPEIRRLFRPNKELIVSRSSKQTRQLIRYYLKHPKAREKIRNQGFLAVQKHSYKSRAAQIITELKKHKLI
- a CDS encoding polysaccharide deacetylase family protein, with translation MSQIAGKGKKTAYLTFDDGPLPNTKKIIELLGKHKIKATFFVIGNTSRFGLRMYQAIANRGHSIGNHTFSHDYAKIYSSKKAFLTDFYQLEKLLVRTIGKKPRIYRFPGGSESPPGYLYGGKQIYKKIKTSLARKGYIDFDWHIDSFDSSPPFPSPYQIIKKVLKESNEHKDRIILFHDFSDSTLAALPAIIQGLKRRGYVFGVLKGRRK
- a CDS encoding glycosyltransferase, whose protein sequence is MVNKLNILFLERGQIWSHGLPDGLRDLGHKVRMSGPVSSSSLSNLLPSFKPDLLINVGWGPDQTEQNQKRMRAFATKYKIPLIYWSTEDPNFTKTFTLPLLKRMKPDFTFTISAKTAVAFRKQGFPAAYLDFAYHPNIHKRIPPDLKYAADIAVVANAYPDVLRKYPKLYRRKSIEILIRPLLQSGKKIDFYGKNWSRMKPFIGQNIPKKHIKGPIPYKHANKVYSSAKIILGLQNYTDMVTQRTYEVVGSGGFLLTCNTPATRRLLKAGRDAAISSSPKETLKLVRYYLENDLEREKIRFAGQKNIRKHHYTNRARSMLSTLRKQGII
- a CDS encoding polysaccharide deacetylase family protein gives rise to the protein MKNRNEPISCVNTTMKCVALTFDIGWGGTMTTPVLNVLQANKINRATFFLSSPWVEKRAKLARKINAFGYEIGSHGDKHENYTEYSNRWIINEVKKSESKIRSVTGIKCKLFRTPNGDMNTRVTNVLSSLGYRTIYWSIDSKDWMNPGVSAIVQNATKNVRAGDIILLHASDSAKQTAKALPLIISILRRRGFHFVTVSQLLKLKQNH
- a CDS encoding glycosyltransferase, with translation MRNDRLRILFLEDHPMWIYGLPKGFEKLGHVVKTCYPNKKSRHLIKQFKPDLIIAMGWTPSNSSAKQQHRIAKLARLSGVPYVFWSTEDPGYTDIFSLPLIRRTKPDFVFTIHRPSIKIFKQHAIRAAHLDFGSDPDTHYRTKPIQKYRGTAALVANGYHKLYRTKPYHYRFQSLRRLVNPFLNQGLKTDIYGRDWKKMKRIFSKPVSSRRVHGYLPYQEAINVYGSVDFVLGPQNAEDRLTQRTYEILAAGGLLITDDTPEVRKWFRPGRDLLVSSSEKETEQLIKKYSKNAKLREHIRQNAVRAAVAHSYKNRAKYLLSVLKKEKII
- a CDS encoding multi antimicrobial extrusion protein MatE — its product is MNLSLSEPQKRAVSMKKLWSFFLPLGISASLVTISHVIINSTLSRAANPESIIASYAIAMSLLAITERPAVLLRQTCSTLVRDKRSFKSTLTVAQLVFACIMLLGFIISYTPVGTLIFKGVFGVSEDNVHDVIRVYKVLMFVSLFSGIRCLYHGVIIYNLRTKWLTIGMAIRLAGMYALSLYFIHTGVTSGVVGAIIFLFGMMIEAAVSYSEGRLLVRKMPEKLDNHPVENKHHVFSFYRPLLLSSFISVWIGPAINAMLGKTWDAQLAISSFAIAASLVMLLSSFFSYFHQIVINFYRVDPLAVRKFILMLGFIPAILMGLIAYTPAGVFLLEHVIGVHGRLQAESIRVLQAFVLFALVMPWLDVMNGLVFVRGQTKLIFGSQIANLSFTFITLLIGIGLAPEWNGTIGAWAQSIGMTAELLFVALALKFVKQHDPVPMGKRG
- a CDS encoding glycoside hydrolase family protein; the encoded protein is MGNRIYENLLPAPKNGGFKMDGYYIWCGSVVQGEDGKYHMFASRWPKEYGFAAQWLFNCEIVRAVSDTPEGPYTFAEVIFERRERSYFDALNQHNPSVKYWNGTYYLYYFGTTYGGPIPAVGEKISQERDVEVWNRKRIGLATSKSIFGPWERPDAPLLEPRAPGHWDCTITTNPSAAILPDGTTYMIYKSREYAGSTLQLGVARAPRPEGPYTRLQEEPIFQFDNPDFHVEDPFLWWEDGKFHILIKDDFKNDSGGVTGDWGAGIYATSTDCLHWDISNDSKAYTRDVLWDDGTRTVQANIERPNLLFHDGKPTHLFLATGNGTQPWDFEGNTWSMVIPLKKTVSEHS